From Plasmodium falciparum 3D7 genome assembly, chromosome: 9, one genomic window encodes:
- a CDS encoding rifin encodes MKVHYINILLFALPLNILIYNQRNHNSTTHHTLKIPITRLLCECELYELANYDNDPEMKEVMQQFEDRTTQRFHEYDERMKTTRQKCKDKCDKEIQKIILKDKLEKELMDKFATLHTDIQSDAIPTCICEKSLEDKMEKECLKCAQNLGGIVAPSTGVLGEIAALAVNAWKTEAIAAATKAAIAKGTAKGLAAGAAKGVAEVIAQVESQFRLSTIGVKELGSIFNASNYTNETFISGYIYAQYQGSQCGSLSMLLGKSKPFCTFVEGRIFATSVRVGRSFSPEDFIKTTVQTIVKNAKTTAEATKAQVASAEKAAVLETSKKAIEATTTPYYTPIIVSIVAIVVIILIMVIIYKILRYRRKKKMKKKLQYIKLLKE; translated from the exons atgaaagtccattatattaatatattattgtttgctcttccattaaatatattg atatataatcaAAGGAACCATAACAGCACCACACATCATACATTAAAAATACCAATCACTAGATTATTATGCGAATGTGAATTATATGAACTTGCCAACTATGATAATGACCCTGAAATGAAAGAAGTCATGCAACAATTTGAGGATCGTACAACACAACGATTTCACGAATATGACGAAAGGATGAAAACTACACGCCAAAAATGTAAAGATAAATGCGATAAAGAAATacagaaaattatattaaaagataaattggaaaaagaattaatggACAAATTTGCCACACTACACACAGATATACAAAGTGATGCTATTCCAACATGTATTTGCGAAAAATCCTTGGAGGACAAAATGGAAAAAGAATGCTTGAAATGTGCACAAAATTTGGGAGGTATTGTTGCACCCTCTACAGGAGTATTAGGTGAAATTGCTGCACTTGCTGTAAATGCCTGGAAAACTGAGGCAATTGCTGCCGCTACGAAAGCTGCTATAGCTAAGGGTACAGCTAAGGGTTTGGCTGCAGGTGCTGCTAAGGGTGTGGCTGAAGTAATTGCACAAGTAGAATCACAATTTCGTTTATCAACTATAGGTGTTAAGGAATTGGGGTCAATTTTTAATGCATCAAATTATACGAATGAGACTTTCATTAGTGGATATATTTATGCTCAATATCAAGGGTCGCAATGTGGATCTCTTTCTATGTTACTTGGCAAGAGCAAGCCTTTTTGCACTTTTGTGGAAGGACGAATTTTTGCTACATCGGTACGTGTAGGTAGGAGTTTTTCACCCGaagattttataaaaacaactGTACAAACTATCGTCAAAAATGCCAAAACTACTGCTGAAGCTACAAAGGCTCAGGTGGCTTCCGCTGAAAAAGCAGCAGTTTTAGAAACAAGCAAGAAGGCTATAGAAGCTACAACTACTCCTTACTATACTCCTATAATAGTATCAATAGTTGCAATAGTGgtcataattttaattatggtaataatatataagattttacgttatcgacgaaaaaagaaaatgaagaaaaaactgcaatatataaaattattgaaaGAATAG
- a CDS encoding rifin yields the protein MKLNYTKILLFFFPLNILLTSYHVHSKNKPHTTPHHTPTTTSRVLSECDTQSSIHDNDEEINSVKEVFDRQTSQRFEEYQERMKEKRQKRKEQRDKNIQKIIQKDRMEKNIAEKIEKGCLMCGCGLGGVAGSIGLFGGVAINIWKPAALKAAIKTAIANSADKIAEAANSAGIQAGKEFVIAGLKRMGISTLGGKDLGTYFATTSYKNITNIAQAVYEQHFEKCADYPLWSVRVPSSAAKHDFLFCQSVSNQIPSVSQPKQYISRIDVVQKTVQNIVTKAEGVAADASAVKSAELTAEITKEQTTAINTIFMSKQTAIIASVVAILIIVLIMVIIYLILRYRRKKKMKKKAQYTKLLNE from the exons atgaaactgAACTAcactaaaatattattatttttctttccattaaatatattgttaacATCATATCAT gtACATAGTAAAAATAAACCACACACCACACCACATCATACACCAACTACTACATCACGAGTGTTAAGCGAATGTGACACACAATCTTCAATTCATGATAATGATGAGGAAATCAATTCAGTGAAGGAAGTTTTCGATCGACAAACCTCACAACGTTTTGAAGAATACCAAGAACGTATGAAAGAAAAACGACAAAAACGTAAAGAACAACGtgacaaaaatatacaaaaaattattcaaaaaGATAGAATGGAGAAAAACATAGcagaaaaaatagaaaaaggtTGTCTTATGTGTGGGTGTGGGCTAGGAGGTGTTGCAGGAAGTATTGGATTATTTGGTGGGGTTGCTATAAATATCTGGAAACCTGCGGCACTTAAGGCCGCTATTAAAACAGCTATAGCTAACAGTGCTGATAAGATTGCGGAGGCCGCTAATTCTGCAGGTATTCAAGCAGGTAAGGAATTTGTTATTGCAGGATTAAAACGAATGGGTATATCAACTCTAGGTGGTAAGGATTTGGGAACCTATTTTGCTACAAcatcttataaaaatatcacAAACATTGCTCAAGCTGTTTATGAACAACATTTTGAGAAATGTGCAGATTATCCTTTATGGAGTGTGCGCGTCCCTTCCAGTGCCGCTAAGCatgattttcttttttgccAGTCGGTGTCGAACCAAATTCCATCTGTATCACAACcaaaacaatatatttcACGTATAGATGTTGTACAAAAAACTGTACAAAATATTGTTACAAAAGCCGAAGGGGTTGCTGCCGACGCTAGTGCTGTTAAAAGTGCCGAGTTAACTGCTGAAATCACAAAAGAACAGACTACGGCGATAAATACTATATTTATGAGTAAGCAGACAGCTATTATTGCTTCTGTTGTTGCAATATTGATTATAGTTTTAATTAtggtaattatttatttaattttacgttatcgacgaaaaaaaaaaatgaagaaaaaagcccaatacacaaaattattaaatgaataa